The proteins below come from a single Faecalibaculum rodentium genomic window:
- a CDS encoding alpha-galactosidase — protein sequence MAIQVIRDRIFQIETEHTCYQIQADRHNILSHLWYGPKTGGQVMDYLQDYPDVGFAGSIADAGNDRTYSLDTRLQEYPCEGTGDYRISAAGLEDSRGLDLRYEGYEILEGRPVLEGLPQIREAGNPLQTLVLHLADKVTEVTCDLFYVVDEENDAIIRSARFENRSGRPVWLDRTASLSLDVHHGEPVGLITFTGKHNKERQFTRRRLEQGIVSAGSTRGTSSHQQNPAVILTGPDTTETAGWAVGAMLVYSGSFRADAEMDQLGQTRLVMGINPYGFRWKLNPGESFQTPEAVLIRSDEGLEVLSLRFHRLIRQRLIPPRFRNRPRPVLINTWEAAYFNFDRKTILDIARQSADMDIDLLVLDDGWFGSRNSDNAGLGDWEVNEKKLEGSLQSLIEEVNAAGLDFGIWIEPEMVNEDSNLYRTHPDWVLKAPGRGPVRGRNQLVLDMTNPEVVDHLFQVFSKLLTDNHITYVKWDMNRSLADRHSDHLPEDRQGEVHHRYMLGVYDLLDRLTKAVPDVLFEGCSGGGGRFDAGMLYYTPQIWCSDDTDPHERTLIQYGTSFFYPPDTVGSHVSASPNHQTGRRTSLDTRAAAAMPGTFGYELDPETLDDLEREEIRGMNQLYRDLQPLIFHGRYYRLTNPGQGMALWQIADDDRVLVQGLVYETEPNALRRRVRLRGLDPKAVYRDADGMRRTGQALMTGGLLLPLTSGTDAPVTVILEREKTQ from the coding sequence TTGGCCATACAGGTAATTAGAGACCGCATTTTTCAGATAGAAACAGAACACACCTGTTACCAGATCCAGGCAGACCGCCACAACATCCTGTCCCATCTGTGGTATGGACCGAAAACCGGCGGCCAGGTCATGGACTATCTGCAGGATTATCCCGATGTGGGGTTTGCCGGGAGCATTGCGGATGCGGGCAATGACCGCACCTACTCCCTGGACACCAGACTCCAGGAGTATCCCTGCGAAGGCACCGGCGACTACCGGATCAGCGCCGCGGGACTGGAAGACAGCCGGGGGCTGGACCTCCGGTACGAAGGATATGAGATTCTGGAAGGCCGCCCTGTGCTGGAAGGACTTCCGCAGATCCGGGAGGCAGGCAATCCCCTGCAGACACTGGTGCTGCACCTGGCAGACAAGGTCACAGAAGTGACCTGTGACCTGTTCTACGTGGTGGATGAAGAAAACGATGCCATTATCCGCAGCGCGCGGTTTGAAAACCGCTCCGGCCGTCCTGTCTGGCTGGACCGCACCGCCAGCCTGTCACTGGATGTGCACCATGGGGAACCTGTGGGCCTGATCACTTTCACAGGAAAGCACAACAAGGAGCGGCAGTTTACGCGCCGGCGCCTGGAGCAGGGAATCGTCTCGGCCGGATCGACCCGCGGGACATCCAGTCACCAGCAGAATCCCGCTGTCATTCTCACAGGACCCGACACCACGGAAACTGCTGGCTGGGCCGTTGGCGCCATGCTGGTGTATTCCGGCAGCTTCCGGGCGGATGCGGAAATGGACCAGCTGGGGCAGACACGGCTGGTTATGGGCATCAACCCCTATGGATTCCGCTGGAAACTGAATCCGGGAGAATCCTTCCAGACTCCGGAGGCGGTGCTGATCCGCAGTGATGAAGGGCTGGAGGTTCTGTCCCTGCGGTTTCACCGCCTCATTCGCCAGCGGCTGATTCCGCCCAGGTTCCGGAACCGGCCCAGGCCTGTGCTGATCAATACCTGGGAAGCAGCGTATTTCAACTTTGACCGGAAGACCATTCTGGACATTGCCCGCCAGTCGGCTGACATGGACATCGATCTTCTTGTTCTGGACGACGGCTGGTTTGGCAGCCGGAATTCCGACAATGCGGGACTTGGGGACTGGGAGGTCAACGAAAAGAAACTCGAGGGCTCTCTGCAGTCCCTCATTGAGGAAGTCAATGCCGCAGGTCTGGATTTCGGGATCTGGATCGAGCCGGAGATGGTCAATGAAGACAGCAATCTCTACCGCACACATCCGGACTGGGTGCTGAAGGCCCCGGGTCGCGGTCCGGTACGCGGGCGGAATCAGCTGGTGCTGGACATGACCAATCCCGAAGTGGTGGACCACCTGTTCCAGGTGTTTTCGAAGCTGCTGACAGACAATCACATCACCTACGTGAAGTGGGACATGAACCGGTCCCTGGCGGACCGGCACTCCGATCATCTGCCGGAAGACCGGCAGGGGGAGGTCCATCACCGGTACATGCTCGGGGTCTATGACCTGCTCGACCGTCTCACGAAAGCCGTCCCGGACGTCCTCTTCGAGGGCTGCTCCGGCGGCGGCGGACGGTTTGATGCCGGGATGCTGTACTACACCCCGCAGATCTGGTGCAGCGATGACACCGATCCCCACGAACGCACGCTGATTCAGTACGGTACGAGCTTCTTCTATCCCCCGGATACCGTCGGCAGTCATGTATCCGCATCCCCCAACCACCAGACCGGCCGGCGGACATCTCTGGACACACGGGCCGCCGCGGCAATGCCCGGCACCTTCGGCTATGAGCTGGATCCGGAGACACTGGATGACCTGGAGCGGGAGGAAATCCGCGGAATGAACCAGCTGTACCGGGATCTGCAGCCGCTGATTTTCCACGGGAGGTATTACCGTCTTACGAATCCGGGCCAGGGAATGGCCCTCTGGCAAATCGCAGATGACGACCGTGTCCTGGTGCAGGGGCTGGTATACGAAACCGAACCCAACGCCCTGCGGCGGCGGGTCCGCTTACGCGGGCTTGATCCAAAGGCAGTGTACAGAGATGCCGATGGTATGCGCCGGACAGGACAGGCCCTGATGACCGGCGGACTCCTGCTGCCGCTGACCTCCGGCACGGATGCCCCCGTGACCGTGATTCTCGAACGGGAAAAGACGCAGTGA
- the gtfA gene encoding sucrose phosphorylase produces the protein MTKQRDNRVMLITYADSLGADLKELKTALDTWYDKAVGGVHILPFFPSGADRGFSPKTYEMVDPAFGSFADVEAIGKDRWLMFDFMVNHISAQSEYYRDFLEKKEESDWKDFFIRYSKFWPGGAPTQEQVDAIYKRKPRAPYIEAHFADGTEDKVWCTFSEDQIDLDVSSPKVLEFIDRTLDDMADHSASVIRLDAFAYAVKKPGGSCFFEAPEIWQLLDRIESRMQARGVEILPEIHEHYTIPLSLADRGYWIYDFALPVLTLHALYTGNGEYLARWLKMCPKHQYTTLDTHDGLGVVDVRDLLPQEETDRVLDLLYEKGANLNRKYSSEAYGNLDIYQVNTTYYSALGNDDARYLMARAIQFFAPGIPQVYYVGLLAGENDLELLERTRNGRDINRHGYSLEEIEENQKRPVVQDLKWLMELRNSHPAFDLEGDLDVASEDGHLRMLRRSGDEALELDCDLVSGRFTIEDKKRGNRLWPYR, from the coding sequence ATGACAAAACAGCGGGACAACAGGGTGATGCTCATCACCTATGCCGACTCTCTCGGAGCAGATCTCAAGGAGCTGAAAACAGCGCTGGATACCTGGTACGACAAAGCCGTCGGCGGTGTCCACATCCTCCCGTTTTTCCCTTCGGGTGCGGACAGAGGATTTTCCCCGAAAACCTATGAGATGGTGGATCCGGCTTTCGGAAGCTTTGCAGATGTGGAAGCCATCGGGAAAGACCGATGGCTGATGTTTGACTTCATGGTGAACCACATCTCCGCCCAGTCGGAGTATTACCGGGATTTTCTGGAAAAAAAGGAAGAGTCCGACTGGAAGGATTTCTTCATCCGGTACTCGAAATTCTGGCCCGGCGGGGCTCCCACACAGGAGCAGGTGGATGCGATTTACAAGCGCAAGCCCCGGGCGCCGTACATCGAGGCACACTTTGCGGACGGCACCGAAGACAAGGTATGGTGCACGTTCTCCGAAGACCAGATCGACCTGGACGTCTCCAGTCCGAAGGTCCTGGAGTTCATTGACCGGACCCTGGATGACATGGCGGACCACAGTGCATCAGTGATCCGGCTGGATGCCTTTGCCTATGCGGTGAAGAAACCCGGCGGGAGCTGTTTCTTCGAAGCACCGGAGATCTGGCAGCTGCTGGACCGGATCGAGTCCCGGATGCAGGCCCGGGGCGTGGAGATCCTGCCGGAGATCCACGAACACTACACCATTCCTCTGAGTCTCGCAGACCGCGGGTACTGGATTTACGACTTTGCGCTCCCGGTACTCACGCTCCATGCCCTGTATACCGGCAACGGCGAATACCTGGCCAGATGGCTGAAGATGTGCCCGAAGCACCAGTACACCACACTGGATACCCATGATGGGCTGGGTGTGGTGGATGTCCGGGACCTGCTGCCGCAGGAGGAAACGGATCGGGTGCTGGACCTGCTGTATGAAAAAGGGGCGAACCTCAACCGGAAATACAGCTCCGAGGCGTATGGCAACCTGGACATCTACCAGGTCAACACCACGTATTATTCCGCCCTGGGCAACGACGATGCCCGGTATCTCATGGCACGGGCGATTCAGTTCTTTGCCCCGGGGATCCCGCAGGTGTATTACGTCGGGCTGCTCGCGGGGGAAAACGACCTGGAGCTCCTGGAACGGACGCGGAACGGCCGGGACATCAACCGCCACGGCTACAGCCTGGAAGAGATTGAGGAAAACCAGAAACGCCCGGTGGTTCAGGACTTGAAATGGCTCATGGAGCTGCGGAACAGTCATCCGGCGTTTGACCTGGAAGGGGACCTGGATGTCGCATCTGAAGACGGCCACCTGCGTATGCTTCGAAGGTCAGGGGATGAAGCCCTGGAACTGGACTGTGACCTTGTTTCCGGCAGGTTTACAATAGAGGACAAGAAACGGGGGAACAGACTTTGGCCATACAGGTAA
- a CDS encoding carbohydrate ABC transporter permease: MKKNKLLTFILCLGTLTVFFPLYMAIIIAFKQPSEMTNSVEGALSLPKTWSFSNFAEAMRVTDFWHSLGNSLFITVGTIVLAILVYSLAGYALGRGMNGRKGFKTIYFYIVSGMFVPFAILMMPLVKETAQMHLGNQFGVILLYLVFYMPMNVMLYAGYMKNIPIVLEEAAQVDGLTTWQTFWKIIFPMMKPMHATVAVMTALGTWNDVMTPLVIMSGTGQNTLPIAQLNFQTQFGTNYNLAFASYVLSLIPILVFYIVCQKQILNGVANGAVKG, from the coding sequence ATGAAAAAGAACAAACTGCTGACATTCATACTGTGCCTGGGCACCCTGACGGTGTTCTTCCCGCTGTACATGGCCATCATCATTGCCTTCAAGCAGCCTTCCGAAATGACCAACAGTGTGGAAGGCGCGCTGTCTCTCCCGAAAACCTGGAGTTTCTCCAACTTTGCGGAAGCCATGCGCGTCACGGATTTCTGGCATTCCCTGGGCAACTCTCTGTTCATCACAGTGGGAACGATCGTTCTGGCGATTCTCGTGTATTCCCTGGCAGGCTATGCCCTGGGCCGGGGCATGAACGGCCGCAAGGGGTTCAAGACCATATACTTCTACATCGTCAGCGGCATGTTTGTGCCCTTCGCCATTCTGATGATGCCCCTGGTCAAGGAGACCGCTCAGATGCACCTGGGCAACCAGTTCGGCGTCATCCTGCTGTACCTGGTGTTCTACATGCCCATGAACGTCATGCTGTATGCGGGGTATATGAAAAACATTCCCATCGTGCTGGAGGAAGCTGCCCAGGTGGATGGACTCACCACGTGGCAGACGTTCTGGAAAATCATTTTCCCCATGATGAAGCCCATGCACGCCACCGTGGCGGTCATGACCGCTCTGGGGACCTGGAATGATGTCATGACCCCTCTGGTCATCATGTCCGGCACAGGACAGAACACCCTGCCCATCGCCCAGCTGAACTTCCAGACGCAGTTCGGCACAAACTACAACCTGGCATTCGCCTCCTATGTCCTGTCGCTGATTCCGATTCTGGTGTTCTACATCGTCTGCCAGAAACAGATCCTCAACGGCGTGGCAAACGGTGCCGTGAAAGGATAA
- a CDS encoding carbohydrate ABC transporter permease encodes MKRKMTPRERTYVRILLPILVLFFLFNTLPMIQGFIYSFTNYKGYGSYDWVGLRNYLDLFTDERVWHSYFFTFKYAICGTILVNVLALALAIGLNAKIRFKSALRGIYFIPNILGGLIIGYIFSFLFTYILPAVGQYFGISWLQNSILSSPDTAWIGVLIVGVWQAVAMTTIIYISGLQTVPEDVYEASKIDGAGKWTEFRKVTLPLIIPFVSTNLLLTTKNFMMVFDQIMSLTKGGPAQSTESISYLIYRNGLDGGQFGFQSANAVFFFVVIVALSVIQLRSMSSKEEQL; translated from the coding sequence GTGAAACGCAAAATGACACCGCGGGAACGCACCTATGTCAGGATCCTGCTTCCGATCCTGGTGCTGTTCTTTCTGTTCAACACCCTGCCCATGATCCAGGGCTTCATCTACAGCTTCACCAACTACAAAGGCTACGGCTCCTATGACTGGGTAGGCCTGCGCAACTACCTGGACCTCTTCACGGACGAACGTGTGTGGCACAGCTACTTCTTCACCTTCAAGTACGCCATCTGCGGCACGATCCTGGTGAATGTGCTCGCCCTGGCGCTGGCCATCGGCCTGAATGCAAAGATCCGCTTCAAGTCCGCCCTGCGGGGAATCTACTTTATTCCCAATATTCTGGGCGGTCTGATCATCGGCTACATCTTCAGTTTCCTGTTCACCTACATCCTTCCGGCTGTGGGGCAGTATTTCGGCATTTCCTGGCTGCAGAATTCCATCCTGTCCTCCCCGGACACCGCCTGGATCGGTGTGCTGATCGTGGGTGTGTGGCAGGCTGTGGCCATGACCACCATCATCTACATCTCGGGTCTGCAGACCGTGCCGGAAGACGTCTATGAGGCGAGCAAAATCGACGGTGCCGGCAAATGGACGGAATTCCGCAAGGTGACTCTGCCGCTGATCATTCCCTTTGTCTCCACAAACCTGCTTCTGACCACCAAGAACTTCATGATGGTCTTCGACCAGATCATGTCCCTGACCAAAGGCGGCCCGGCACAGTCCACGGAATCCATCTCCTATCTGATTTACCGCAATGGCCTGGATGGCGGACAGTTCGGATTCCAGAGTGCAAACGCCGTGTTCTTCTTCGTGGTGATCGTGGCTCTTTCCGTGATCCAGCTGCGGTCCATGAGCAGCAAGGAGGAACAGCTCTGA
- a CDS encoding ABC transporter substrate-binding protein — MKCAKLMTALVSASCLLAGCASGPADDKIQIEIVSYKPEAAKVFEEIQDLFNETHDDIHLTINSPNEAMTILKTRFVREDYPDIVAIGGDINYSGFLDAGLFENLEGQPFLDKVKEGYREIDKQLEFVPMDGDYAVPYVANAAGILYNRELFEEHGWKVPETWEEFTDLCETISKAGVQPLYAGYKDTWTTLAPWNAMAVELADPDICQQVNRGEATFTEAYDLTAQRIRDLLPYIQPNPSAYGYSDAATAFANEEAAMWAIGSYAIPQIRSVNPDMEIGSFVMPATDKAEDRWLNSGIDLQFCVMEDSPNKEAAMEVIDYLCQDEVMDLYLADQGGVSCLKGDFAIPEELGDMKEYIESGKVRDFHDHYYPSEMAVDAMIQTYLLDTSTDAKEKFLKKFDTEWQRYNRDLIRRLQEENQ; from the coding sequence ATGAAATGCGCAAAATTGATGACAGCACTGGTATCTGCCTCCTGCCTTCTGGCAGGGTGTGCCTCCGGGCCTGCGGACGACAAAATCCAGATCGAGATCGTGTCTTACAAACCCGAAGCCGCGAAGGTGTTTGAAGAGATCCAGGATCTGTTCAATGAGACTCATGATGACATTCATCTCACCATCAACTCACCCAATGAAGCCATGACCATTCTGAAAACACGGTTTGTCCGGGAAGATTATCCGGACATCGTGGCCATTGGCGGCGACATCAACTACTCCGGATTCCTGGACGCCGGTCTGTTCGAAAACCTCGAAGGGCAGCCGTTCCTGGACAAAGTCAAGGAAGGCTACCGGGAGATCGACAAGCAGCTGGAATTTGTGCCCATGGACGGTGATTATGCTGTTCCCTATGTCGCCAATGCTGCGGGAATCCTGTACAACAGGGAGCTTTTTGAAGAACACGGATGGAAAGTGCCCGAAACCTGGGAGGAATTCACCGATCTGTGCGAGACCATATCCAAAGCCGGTGTCCAGCCCCTGTATGCGGGATACAAAGACACCTGGACCACTCTCGCCCCCTGGAATGCCATGGCGGTGGAACTGGCCGATCCGGACATCTGTCAGCAGGTGAACCGCGGCGAGGCCACGTTCACTGAAGCCTATGACCTCACGGCCCAGAGGATCCGCGACCTGCTTCCCTATATCCAGCCCAACCCCTCTGCCTATGGCTACTCCGATGCAGCCACGGCGTTTGCCAATGAAGAAGCCGCCATGTGGGCCATTGGCAGCTACGCCATTCCCCAGATCCGGTCGGTGAATCCCGACATGGAAATCGGCTCCTTTGTCATGCCGGCAACAGACAAAGCCGAAGACCGGTGGCTGAATTCCGGCATCGACCTGCAGTTCTGTGTCATGGAAGACAGCCCGAACAAGGAAGCCGCCATGGAGGTTATTGACTACCTGTGCCAGGACGAAGTCATGGATCTGTACCTGGCGGACCAGGGCGGCGTGTCGTGCCTGAAGGGAGACTTCGCCATTCCCGAGGAACTGGGGGACATGAAGGAATATATCGAATCCGGAAAAGTCCGGGACTTCCATGACCACTACTACCCCAGCGAAATGGCGGTGGATGCCATGATCCAGACCTATCTGCTGGATACATCCACGGACGCAAAGGAGAAATTCCTGAAAAAATTCGACACAGAGTGGCAGCGCTACAACCGGGACCTGATCCGGCGGCTGCAGGAGGAGAACCAGTGA
- a CDS encoding AraC family transcriptional regulator, whose translation MNDVEFSIFRNENYIDLNMYQCGREKCKPGHIFGPAARNHYLFHYVLEGRGTLMAAGTDDLTNTFEISAGQGFLLFPGQISTYIADARQPWTYCWIEFDGLQVKEALDRTQMTMDDPVYRSHTPQQRELMVQEMLYLIQHMKEPTLHLIGHLFLFFSAFVESTRRWQPRKSAKMADFYIREAITFIEQNYTRDFSIEDIAATLGIDRGYFGKLFKRATGQSPQQFLIQYRLIKAANLLKTTELSIREVANSVGYENQLHFSRAFRKMYEMSPREYKKTLLTDSRSV comes from the coding sequence ATGAATGACGTCGAGTTTTCAATTTTCCGCAACGAGAATTACATTGATTTGAATATGTATCAATGCGGGCGCGAAAAATGCAAACCGGGTCATATCTTCGGACCAGCCGCCCGCAATCACTATCTGTTCCACTATGTCCTCGAGGGCAGAGGCACTCTCATGGCAGCGGGCACCGACGACTTGACCAACACCTTTGAAATTTCCGCCGGACAGGGATTTCTGCTTTTTCCCGGACAGATTTCCACGTACATCGCAGATGCCCGGCAGCCCTGGACCTACTGCTGGATCGAATTCGACGGACTGCAGGTCAAGGAAGCGCTGGACCGGACGCAGATGACCATGGACGATCCCGTATACCGTTCCCACACCCCGCAGCAGCGGGAGCTGATGGTACAGGAGATGCTGTACCTGATCCAGCACATGAAGGAACCGACGCTGCATCTCATTGGCCATCTGTTTCTGTTTTTCAGTGCTTTTGTGGAATCCACCAGGCGGTGGCAGCCCCGGAAATCCGCAAAGATGGCCGACTTCTATATCCGGGAGGCAATCACATTTATTGAGCAGAACTATACCCGGGATTTTTCCATTGAAGACATCGCAGCCACACTGGGCATCGACAGAGGGTATTTCGGCAAGCTGTTCAAGCGCGCCACAGGGCAGTCCCCGCAGCAGTTTCTGATCCAGTACCGTCTGATCAAGGCGGCCAATCTGCTGAAGACCACGGAGCTGTCCATCCGGGAAGTCGCCAACAGCGTGGGGTACGAAAACCAGCTGCATTTCTCGCGGGCTTTCCGGAAAATGTACGAAATGTCGCCCAGGGAATACAAAAAGACGCTTCTGACGGATTCCAGAAGCGTCTGA
- a CDS encoding ABC transporter ATP-binding protein produces the protein MSEVSLKNIRKVYPNGFQAVKDFNLDVKDGEFVIFVGPSGCGKSTTMRMIAGLEDITEGDLIIDGNRVNDVEPKDRDIAMVFQNYALYPHMTVKENMEFPLKIRKMPQDEIDRRVAQAAKTLDLEKLLDRKPKALSGGQRQRVAMGRAIVRDPKVLLLDEPLSNLDAKLRGQMRVEISRLHERLGATMIYVTHDQTEAMTLGDRIVVMSDGEVQQIDTPQYLYDHPANKFVAGFIGSPQMNFLDGTVTEKNGKVAVRVGDTDIAIDPAKGKVLKDGGYMGKEVTIGVRPEYLYDTPEHLELYKDSKAKAKVAVRENLGAEIYLYTDFNGAQLTARVDPESKTQVGDEVELSFNPARIHVFDIETGRAIG, from the coding sequence ATGTCTGAAGTATCATTGAAGAATATCAGGAAAGTCTATCCCAACGGCTTCCAGGCCGTGAAGGACTTCAACCTGGATGTCAAGGATGGCGAATTCGTGATCTTTGTCGGACCTTCCGGCTGCGGAAAGTCCACCACCATGCGTATGATCGCCGGTCTGGAGGACATCACAGAAGGCGACCTGATTATTGACGGCAACCGTGTCAACGACGTGGAACCCAAGGACCGGGACATTGCCATGGTCTTCCAGAACTATGCTCTGTATCCCCACATGACAGTGAAGGAAAACATGGAATTCCCCCTGAAGATCCGCAAGATGCCGCAGGACGAGATCGACAGACGTGTCGCTCAGGCTGCGAAGACTCTGGACCTGGAAAAACTGCTGGACCGCAAGCCCAAGGCCCTGTCCGGCGGCCAGAGACAGCGTGTGGCCATGGGCCGTGCGATCGTCCGCGACCCGAAGGTCCTGCTGCTGGATGAGCCCCTGTCCAACCTGGATGCCAAGCTCCGCGGCCAGATGCGTGTCGAGATCTCCCGTCTGCACGAGCGCCTGGGCGCCACGATGATCTACGTCACCCACGATCAGACCGAAGCCATGACCCTCGGTGACCGGATCGTGGTCATGAGCGACGGCGAAGTGCAGCAGATCGACACTCCGCAGTATCTGTACGATCACCCGGCCAACAAGTTCGTTGCCGGCTTCATCGGTTCCCCCCAGATGAACTTCCTGGACGGGACCGTGACGGAGAAAAACGGAAAAGTGGCTGTCCGTGTCGGAGATACAGACATTGCCATCGACCCGGCCAAGGGCAAGGTCCTGAAAGACGGCGGCTATATGGGCAAAGAAGTGACCATTGGCGTGCGCCCGGAGTATCTGTATGACACACCGGAACACCTGGAGCTGTACAAAGACTCCAAAGCGAAGGCCAAAGTGGCTGTCCGCGAGAACCTGGGTGCAGAGATCTACCTGTACACAGACTTCAACGGAGCACAGCTGACAGCCCGTGTGGATCCGGAATCCAAAACACAGGTGGGCGACGAGGTGGAACTGTCCTTCAACCCCGCCAGGATCCACGTATTCGACATCGAAACCGGCAGAGCCATTGGGTGA
- a CDS encoding alpha/beta hydrolase, whose amino-acid sequence MQPDSVQAPRSGEETGQQAPLTGDVQHHELWCESLQRSIPIHLRLPAGYRDSQERYPVIYMFDGHNLFLDSEATYGKSWNLDAFLGQYDKPFIIVGLECDHRGNSRLNEYAPWDNPRTPMGPIEGKGELLFDWIIRELKPVIDQNYRTWPQREATAVAGSSMGGLMAYYGVLKHNDVFSKAAALSPSLFLYPGPLHELINSADLNPDTRLYMSMGSTELRRNRRRIWQLLQGFSKPLNRKGIMTHINYVKGGRHDEASWEKESPEWFDFLWK is encoded by the coding sequence GTGCAGCCGGATTCTGTTCAGGCACCCCGGAGCGGGGAAGAGACAGGACAGCAGGCTCCTTTGACCGGAGATGTGCAGCACCATGAGCTGTGGTGCGAAAGCCTGCAGCGGTCCATCCCCATTCATCTCAGACTGCCCGCGGGATACAGGGACAGCCAGGAACGGTATCCGGTCATCTACATGTTCGACGGACACAACCTGTTTCTGGACAGCGAAGCCACCTACGGCAAGTCCTGGAATCTTGATGCCTTCCTGGGCCAGTATGACAAGCCCTTCATCATCGTCGGCCTGGAATGCGACCACAGAGGTAACAGCCGGCTGAACGAATACGCTCCCTGGGACAATCCACGCACCCCCATGGGACCCATCGAAGGAAAGGGAGAACTGCTTTTTGACTGGATCATCCGGGAACTCAAGCCCGTTATAGACCAGAATTACCGGACCTGGCCGCAGCGGGAGGCCACAGCGGTCGCGGGCAGCTCCATGGGCGGACTCATGGCATATTACGGTGTGCTGAAGCACAACGATGTGTTCTCCAAAGCCGCGGCCCTGTCCCCGTCTCTGTTCCTGTACCCCGGTCCGCTGCATGAACTCATCAACAGCGCAGACCTGAATCCCGACACCCGCCTGTACATGTCCATGGGCTCGACGGAACTCCGGCGCAACCGCCGCAGGATCTGGCAGCTGCTGCAGGGGTTCTCCAAGCCGCTGAACCGGAAAGGCATCATGACCCACATCAATTATGTCAAGGGCGGCCGGCATGACGAGGCAAGCTGGGAGAAGGAAAGCCCGGAATGGTTTGACTTCCTCTGGAAGTAG